One genomic segment of Streptomyces sp. RKND-216 includes these proteins:
- a CDS encoding TauD/TfdA family dioxygenase — MSLRTSSRPLRAGRRRSLTDADAVAFRAVEPPALPVLATPTTAGVPLSVWAEAHASVVSEHLHRTGAVLFRGFDEGAAALRTVVERVAGDGALDYEDGATPRSALDQGVYSSTEYPADQTIEMHNEGCYSWKWPRVLGFACAVAPTTGGQTPLADSRAVLRRVPGDLAGRLEREGVRYVRNYTPGVGIAWQDALGCGEQGLADYAERTHTEVTRVGDDHLRTVALRPAVARHPESGAWVWFNQATSFHVSTVGEDLAEEMVRQLGHDRLPKTTEAGDGTRFTTDELTSIRAAFAAETTTFDWQRGDVLLVDNMLVAHGRAPFTGDREIRVAMAGGWDWSGPRTRRTRTENDGEAVR, encoded by the coding sequence ATGTCCCTTCGCACGTCCTCCAGACCGTTGCGGGCGGGCAGACGCCGCTCGCTCACGGACGCCGACGCCGTCGCCTTCCGCGCTGTGGAGCCTCCGGCACTGCCCGTCCTCGCCACTCCGACGACAGCGGGTGTGCCGCTGTCCGTCTGGGCGGAGGCACACGCGTCTGTGGTGAGCGAACACCTGCACCGCACCGGCGCGGTGCTCTTCCGCGGGTTCGACGAGGGCGCTGCGGCGCTCCGCACCGTGGTCGAGCGGGTCGCGGGGGACGGCGCATTGGACTACGAGGACGGTGCGACACCCCGCAGCGCCCTGGACCAGGGCGTCTACTCGTCCACCGAGTACCCGGCGGACCAGACCATCGAGATGCACAACGAGGGCTGCTACAGCTGGAAGTGGCCCCGGGTACTCGGCTTCGCGTGTGCGGTGGCGCCGACCACTGGAGGGCAGACCCCGCTGGCCGACTCCCGCGCCGTGCTCCGGCGCGTGCCCGGCGACCTGGCTGGCCGCCTGGAGAGGGAGGGCGTGCGGTACGTGCGCAACTACACGCCGGGCGTGGGCATCGCCTGGCAGGACGCGCTCGGCTGCGGTGAGCAGGGGCTGGCGGACTACGCCGAACGTACCCACACGGAGGTGACCCGGGTCGGGGACGACCACCTGCGCACGGTCGCTCTCCGGCCGGCGGTCGCTCGCCACCCGGAAAGCGGCGCCTGGGTGTGGTTCAACCAAGCCACGAGTTTCCACGTCAGCACCGTCGGCGAGGACCTCGCCGAGGAGATGGTCCGGCAACTCGGGCACGACCGGCTGCCCAAGACCACCGAGGCCGGCGACGGGACCCGCTTCACGACGGACGAACTCACCTCGATCCGGGCGGCGTTCGCGGCGGAGACCACGACCTTCGACTGGCAGCGCGGTGACGTTCTCCTCGTCGACAACATGCTCGTCGCACACGGTCGTGCTCCTTTCACCGGAGACCGCGAGATCCGCGTCGCCATGGCGGGCGGCTGGGACTGGTCGGGCCCGCGTACCCGCCGTACCCGTACCGAGAACGACGGGGAGGCGGTCCGATGA
- a CDS encoding non-ribosomal peptide synthetase: MTAAYQGERRDATGGRPQVSTDAVDGARCDVPLSVGQASLYFLQELAPASPAYHLAATARVRERLDAARLRSGWKAVCRRHPVLTGVVAEGQDGYVQRWGAAVPTFAIREVPGVEREELLRLAAEDYEVPFVLREEAPARFFVYQEADATTLHLVLHHVAGDLTSCFLLLEQLLAHYRGTAADVPSPAEPDTSFATHVAAERRFLDSRRSHPMRRYWAERLAGCTFSLEGVPATAPRPSGDAGAPAYARVSISAAVAARVRNTAERTGTSTATVLLAAFNVLLHKLTGSDDVLVGFPTEGRKKAFRETVGYFTNSLLLRTSVTSGATFEAVLSATHSALVGAVRHQALPTPTVLGRLSPGSALSGQSLYQVSFQFEPERLAYGTKALFGGLGLVQVAGFDVEPLPVRQQVAQFPLRMQIGEVDGLLEGALHFDPERFDAETVSAYAQLFENLVGEATAVPATVVGELGGTHRQAVSEWSGARTPAAGDGTPVHLRVVERARRDPEGVALVDEAGSWSYAELERASAVLAVRLRALGVGPESVVGVCLLRSARAVVAMLAVLRAGGAWFVLDPAYPGERLRTMLADAGCAVLLTAGDLPDVLRGGEDGANDLFPAPAVVDLDSVGLRGGEASGPDRAGLDLAEAGDLAYLVYTSGSTGRPKPVAVPHAQLAASTAARAAFYGATAPRFLLLSSLSFDSAYAGVFWALTLGGTLALPDEGQGKDADELAALVAAHEVTHTLTVPSLHRALLRRPGGPGASLRMVVVAGEACTPDLVREHRRVLPRCALANEYGPSETTVWATAHLLEDAEPSATVPIGRPVAGATVFVLDGGLRPVGAGVVGELFVGGVGVGRGYAGRGGLTAERFVPDAWSGVVGGRLYRTGDLVRFGGGGVLEFCGRVDEQVKVRGFRVELGEVEGVVRSVAGVADAVVSAVAGVGGELRLVAYVVAREGVVVEGESVRSWVGERLPAYMVPAVVVELAVLPLSPNGKVDRRALPVPSFEGSVEGFVAPRGEVERRLAEVWAEVLGLERVGVEDDYLELGGDSIQSIQVVALARRAGIRISPRQLFEHPTISRLAPHAELLSFAGPGTTGNTPPTAAETPGSLVADLPAELLDHWERRHGPLHAVWPMSGLQQGMLYHALAEPGTHTYIEQLVCELRGDAEPKQLLHAWRSAISRHPALRAHCAWEEGDRPVLVVPRHIDVPAVHQDWTSEDQAGPAGLGEQATADRLARFLNDDREAGFDLAAGPLVRLALLRTAPDRWVLVWTHHHLLIDGWSLPVVAGEAFELYREAVAGREAVLPPAPDYGAFVRWNSEREGSADEAFWRDRLHDYTQPSLLRPAMLAAHGGGGRDRHEPGTLLTPERDAAVRRAARNQGVTVAALVHAAWTLVVAGRTGATDVAVGSVVAGRPAEVTDVERTVGLFVNTLPLRVSTRASRTTGAWARFVHATLQDLADHQHSALADVSEWAGAPAGASLFDSIVVVENYPFARIDTGGLVLERGRLLERTNYPVTVQVLPGDRLELRVCADADAYEAREAEHLLDDLHSVLTALAADPDRPLAEVLDELSAVPTEWTGAHVATHQPAPPVHLRVVERARRDPEGVALVDEAGNWSYAELERASAVLAVRLRALGVGPESVVGLCLPRGSLMGVAMLAVLRAGGAWLVLDPAYPGERLRTMAAGSSCRAVLHGDGTREMIAGVTPAGVTTLDLDSVGLRGGEASGPDRAGLDLAEAGDLAYLVYTSGSTGRPKPVAVTHGQLAFHLRQIEDVFGLRADDRVLVFGSFSFDVSTEQLFAPLVLGGAAVVRPADLLDGEELLAFLTRHRVTVFNPPTGLWRRLCVLLADGLRVPEGLLVRLTVVGGDAMPSDEVAVWAAAVGGRVLNAYGPTETVITATVHDASDEVLAGTLRSDGGVVPLGRPLPGATVFVLDGGLRPVGAGVVGELFVGGVGVGRGYAGRGGLTAERFVPDAWSGVVGGRLYRTGDLVRFGGGGVLEFCGRVDEQVKVRGFRVELGEVEGVVRSVAGVADAVVSAVAGVGGELRLVAYVVAREGVVVEGESVRSWVGERLPAYMVPAVVVELAVLPLSPNGKVDRRALPVPSFEGSVEGFVAPRGEVERRLAEVWAEVLGLERVGVEDDYLELGGDSIQSIQVVALARRAGIRISPRQLFEHPTISRLAPHAVTGDIASAGAPGDSTDVLSPIQAWFHELAVPDPAHWNMGTLLTVRRPVEEEHLRVALRAVAQTHEALRTRFVPDDAGTVRALVGDSPEVPLTWADLATVAPAEREAALRDAADTAHRRLDLRHGPVFRAVLADHGPARRQQLVLVAHHLVVDAVSWRIVLEDLDLALSAVAEGRDPVLEPEGLTHRQWTAELRRRAIDPQVTDRVAAERSQLSAPGGPAGPFAGERHAGTEGEACRAVRALTVEQTEALQEALVTRLGGTWEEGLLTAAARAQARRTGRDRIVIELESHGREHVREDLDLSRTVGWFTTLAPLPVDTTGESPLATLWDVRSRLQGLVHRGLDHGVVRHLSADPAHEDPSAPPPAPDLNVNHLGRIGSAAAPGALLELEAPSFGQVRDPRAPRPAAVLMESMVSDGRLRVEMEHTDQAAADSLADTVMAELRTLAGEQNAPVLTSGLRQGTAVPATVGHWAARWGRLAAVWPLTPMQEGMLFRSLAADGPVPRDCDGSGVYVEQLTCVLEGDLDPERFAAAWQSAVDRHPVLRGVCVWEDVTSPVLVVPAALDLPVTLLDLRLPAESEAAGPARDDPDAAERRLEAYVERDRGTGFDLRCGPLIRLALARLAADRWAFVWTHHHVLLDGWSLPLLLGDVLADYGARLEGRTHHLPPAPDFGAFARHLADTDRSDAKEFWTERLAGVRPALLVPRQQAATPRHRDHVETWQEEDTEGLRESAGRLGVTLAVLVHAAWALVLAVETEQDDVVFGSVGSGRPADLDGADRAVGMFINTVPLRLRTGAGLPVRDWLGEVRRQLDDCGRHIHTPLARIAQWSGRSSAADLFDSAVIVANFPFAGLGDALPGMRLLRAEAREQTEMPLTLSTAVEDGRLTLAVNHDTNRVGGERAASLTRRLSTALLALCEGEANVGEIAARLRVQARQDRAVSRRNRASRLAARRR, translated from the coding sequence ATGACGGCTGCTTACCAGGGTGAGAGACGTGACGCGACGGGAGGGCGTCCGCAGGTCTCCACGGACGCGGTCGACGGCGCCCGCTGTGACGTTCCGCTCTCCGTCGGGCAGGCGTCGCTGTACTTCCTTCAGGAACTCGCACCCGCGTCACCGGCCTACCATCTGGCTGCGACGGCCCGCGTGCGGGAGCGCCTGGATGCGGCCCGGCTGCGCAGCGGCTGGAAAGCGGTCTGCCGACGCCACCCGGTGCTCACCGGAGTCGTCGCCGAGGGGCAGGACGGATATGTGCAGCGCTGGGGCGCTGCCGTACCCACCTTCGCGATACGTGAGGTTCCCGGCGTCGAACGGGAGGAGTTGCTGCGGCTCGCGGCCGAGGACTACGAGGTTCCGTTCGTCCTGCGCGAAGAGGCGCCGGCCCGGTTCTTCGTCTACCAGGAGGCCGACGCCACGACGCTGCACCTCGTGCTGCACCACGTCGCCGGCGACCTCACCTCCTGCTTCCTGCTCCTGGAGCAACTCCTCGCCCACTACCGTGGCACGGCGGCCGACGTCCCCTCGCCCGCAGAGCCCGACACCTCGTTCGCCACGCATGTCGCGGCGGAGCGCAGGTTCCTCGACAGCCGTCGGTCCCACCCGATGCGCCGCTACTGGGCCGAGCGCCTGGCCGGCTGCACCTTCTCCCTCGAGGGGGTTCCCGCCACAGCCCCTCGCCCGTCCGGCGACGCGGGTGCCCCTGCATACGCCAGGGTCAGCATCTCCGCTGCCGTCGCCGCCCGCGTGCGGAACACCGCCGAGCGGACCGGCACCTCCACCGCCACCGTCCTCCTCGCCGCCTTCAACGTCCTCCTGCACAAGCTGACCGGAAGCGACGACGTTCTGGTCGGCTTCCCCACCGAGGGACGCAAGAAGGCCTTTCGGGAAACGGTGGGCTACTTCACCAACTCCCTGCTGCTGCGCACCTCCGTCACCTCCGGTGCGACCTTCGAGGCCGTTCTGTCCGCCACGCACTCCGCCCTGGTGGGGGCCGTACGCCACCAGGCGTTGCCCACCCCGACCGTCCTCGGCCGGCTCTCGCCGGGGTCCGCGCTGTCCGGGCAGTCGCTCTACCAGGTCAGCTTCCAGTTCGAGCCGGAACGGCTGGCCTACGGAACGAAGGCGCTATTCGGCGGGCTCGGCCTCGTGCAGGTCGCCGGCTTCGACGTCGAGCCCCTCCCCGTGCGGCAGCAGGTCGCACAGTTCCCGCTGCGCATGCAGATCGGCGAGGTGGACGGGTTGCTGGAAGGTGCCCTGCACTTCGACCCGGAGCGGTTCGATGCCGAGACGGTGAGCGCCTACGCCCAGCTCTTCGAAAACCTCGTCGGAGAGGCGACCGCCGTCCCCGCAACCGTTGTCGGCGAGCTGGGCGGCACGCACCGACAGGCCGTCTCCGAATGGTCCGGGGCACGAACACCTGCTGCCGGCGACGGCACCCCGGTGCATCTGCGGGTGGTGGAGCGGGCGAGGCGTGATCCGGAGGGGGTGGCGCTGGTGGACGAGGCGGGGAGCTGGTCGTACGCGGAGCTGGAGCGTGCGTCCGCGGTGCTGGCCGTGCGGCTGCGTGCGCTGGGTGTGGGTCCGGAGTCCGTCGTCGGCGTCTGCCTGCTGCGGTCCGCCCGCGCCGTCGTCGCCATGCTGGCGGTGCTGCGCGCCGGCGGCGCCTGGTTCGTGCTCGACCCGGCCTATCCCGGTGAGCGCCTGCGCACCATGCTGGCCGATGCGGGCTGTGCGGTGCTGCTGACCGCCGGGGATCTTCCGGACGTCCTGCGGGGCGGCGAGGATGGAGCAAACGATCTCTTCCCCGCTCCCGCGGTGGTCGATCTGGATTCGGTCGGGCTGCGGGGCGGTGAGGCGTCCGGGCCGGACCGGGCGGGACTGGATCTGGCGGAGGCGGGCGATCTCGCGTACCTGGTCTACACGTCCGGTTCGACCGGTCGCCCCAAGCCCGTCGCCGTGCCGCACGCGCAGCTCGCCGCCTCCACCGCGGCCCGTGCCGCGTTCTACGGAGCGACGGCTCCCCGCTTCCTGCTCCTCTCCTCGCTCTCCTTCGACAGCGCCTATGCGGGCGTGTTCTGGGCCCTGACCTTGGGCGGGACGCTGGCGCTTCCCGACGAGGGGCAGGGCAAGGACGCCGACGAACTGGCCGCGCTCGTCGCAGCGCACGAGGTCACGCACACCCTGACCGTGCCGTCCCTCCATCGCGCCCTGCTGCGCCGCCCCGGCGGCCCCGGCGCCTCGCTGCGCATGGTGGTGGTCGCGGGGGAGGCATGCACTCCGGACCTGGTGCGCGAGCACCGTCGCGTACTGCCCCGATGCGCACTCGCCAACGAGTACGGACCGAGTGAGACCACTGTCTGGGCCACCGCGCATCTGCTGGAGGACGCCGAGCCGTCCGCGACCGTGCCCATCGGCCGGCCGGTCGCCGGTGCCACCGTGTTCGTTCTGGATGGTGGGTTGCGGCCGGTGGGTGCGGGTGTGGTGGGTGAGTTGTTCGTTGGTGGTGTGGGTGTGGGGCGTGGTTATGCGGGTCGGGGTGGGTTGACGGCGGAGCGGTTTGTTCCGGATGCGTGGTCGGGTGTGGTGGGTGGTCGTCTGTACCGGACGGGGGATTTGGTGCGGTTCGGTGGGGGTGGGGTGCTGGAGTTCTGCGGGCGGGTGGATGAGCAGGTGAAGGTGCGGGGTTTCCGGGTGGAGTTGGGTGAGGTGGAGGGGGTGGTGCGTTCGGTTGCGGGGGTGGCGGATGCGGTGGTGTCGGCGGTGGCGGGTGTGGGTGGGGAGTTGCGGTTGGTGGCGTATGTGGTGGCCCGTGAGGGTGTGGTGGTGGAGGGGGAGTCGGTGCGGTCGTGGGTGGGTGAGCGGTTGCCTGCGTACATGGTGCCGGCGGTGGTGGTGGAGTTGGCGGTGTTGCCGTTGTCGCCGAACGGGAAGGTGGACCGGCGGGCTTTGCCGGTGCCGTCGTTCGAGGGTTCGGTGGAGGGGTTCGTCGCTCCGCGTGGTGAGGTGGAGCGGCGGTTGGCCGAGGTGTGGGCGGAGGTTCTGGGGCTGGAGCGTGTGGGGGTGGAGGACGACTATCTGGAGCTGGGCGGGGATTCGATCCAGTCGATCCAGGTGGTGGCGTTGGCGCGGAGGGCGGGGATCCGTATCTCGCCGCGGCAGTTGTTCGAACATCCCACGATCTCCCGCCTCGCCCCCCACGCCGAACTCCTCAGCTTCGCCGGGCCGGGAACGACCGGCAACACCCCGCCGACCGCCGCAGAGACTCCCGGAAGCCTCGTCGCCGACCTCCCGGCGGAGCTGCTCGACCACTGGGAACGGCGCCACGGTCCCCTGCACGCCGTATGGCCGATGTCCGGGCTCCAGCAGGGCATGCTGTACCACGCCCTCGCCGAACCCGGCACGCACACCTACATCGAGCAGCTCGTCTGCGAACTGCGCGGCGACGCCGAGCCGAAACAGCTGCTGCACGCCTGGCGCTCCGCCATCTCCCGGCACCCGGCACTTCGGGCCCACTGTGCGTGGGAGGAAGGGGACCGGCCGGTCCTGGTCGTCCCCCGACACATCGACGTCCCCGCCGTCCATCAGGACTGGACGAGCGAGGACCAAGCAGGCCCGGCCGGGCTCGGCGAACAGGCGACGGCGGACCGGCTCGCACGCTTCCTCAACGACGACCGCGAGGCCGGGTTCGACCTCGCCGCCGGTCCCTTGGTGCGCTTGGCGCTGCTCCGCACGGCACCGGACCGGTGGGTCCTGGTCTGGACGCACCATCACCTGCTGATCGACGGCTGGTCGCTGCCGGTGGTGGCCGGCGAGGCGTTCGAGCTCTACCGAGAGGCCGTAGCCGGGCGCGAAGCCGTTCTGCCGCCCGCCCCGGACTACGGTGCCTTCGTCCGCTGGAACTCAGAGCGGGAGGGGTCCGCTGACGAAGCCTTCTGGCGGGACCGGCTGCACGACTACACCCAACCCAGCCTGCTGCGCCCCGCGATGCTCGCCGCCCACGGCGGCGGTGGCCGCGACCGGCATGAGCCGGGAACGCTGCTCACTCCGGAACGAGACGCCGCCGTGCGCCGTGCCGCCCGCAACCAGGGCGTCACCGTCGCCGCCCTCGTGCACGCCGCGTGGACGCTGGTGGTCGCCGGGCGGACCGGTGCCACGGACGTCGCCGTGGGCAGCGTGGTCGCCGGCCGGCCGGCAGAGGTGACGGACGTGGAGCGCACGGTCGGTCTCTTCGTGAACACGCTGCCGCTCCGAGTCTCCACCCGCGCATCCCGCACCACCGGCGCGTGGGCCCGGTTCGTACACGCCACGCTCCAGGACCTGGCGGACCACCAGCACAGCGCCCTGGCCGACGTCTCCGAGTGGGCGGGAGCGCCCGCGGGCGCCTCGCTCTTCGACTCCATCGTGGTGGTGGAGAACTACCCCTTCGCGCGGATCGACACGGGTGGCCTGGTACTGGAGCGGGGTCGACTGCTGGAACGCACCAATTACCCGGTCACCGTCCAGGTACTGCCCGGTGACCGCCTGGAACTGAGGGTCTGCGCCGACGCCGATGCCTACGAGGCGCGGGAGGCGGAGCACTTGCTGGACGACCTCCACTCCGTGTTGACGGCCCTCGCAGCCGATCCGGACCGCCCGCTTGCGGAGGTTCTGGACGAACTGTCGGCAGTACCCACCGAGTGGACCGGCGCGCACGTCGCGACGCACCAGCCGGCTCCTCCGGTGCATCTGCGGGTGGTGGAGCGGGCGAGGCGTGATCCGGAGGGGGTGGCGCTGGTGGACGAGGCGGGGAACTGGTCGTACGCGGAGCTGGAGCGTGCGTCCGCGGTGCTGGCCGTGCGGCTGCGGGCGCTGGGCGTGGGTCCCGAGTCCGTCGTCGGCCTGTGCCTGCCCCGGGGCTCGCTGATGGGTGTCGCCATGCTGGCGGTGCTGCGCGCGGGCGGCGCCTGGCTGGTGCTCGATCCGGCGTACCCGGGGGAGCGGTTGCGCACGATGGCGGCCGGCTCGAGCTGTCGTGCCGTGCTGCACGGAGACGGCACTCGCGAGATGATCGCCGGAGTGACGCCGGCGGGAGTCACCACCCTCGATCTGGATTCGGTCGGGCTGCGGGGCGGTGAGGCGTCCGGGCCGGACCGGGCGGGACTGGATCTGGCGGAGGCGGGCGATCTCGCGTACCTGGTCTACACGTCCGGTTCGACCGGTCGTCCCAAGCCCGTCGCCGTTACGCACGGGCAGCTCGCTTTCCACCTGCGCCAGATCGAGGACGTCTTCGGGCTCCGCGCCGACGACCGGGTGCTGGTCTTCGGTTCCTTCTCCTTCGACGTGAGTACCGAGCAGCTCTTCGCGCCCCTCGTTCTGGGCGGGGCCGCGGTCGTGCGGCCGGCCGACCTCCTGGACGGCGAGGAACTGCTCGCCTTCCTGACGCGGCACCGCGTCACCGTGTTCAATCCGCCGACCGGCCTGTGGCGCCGTCTGTGCGTGCTGCTCGCCGACGGGCTGCGCGTCCCTGAGGGCCTGCTCGTCCGGCTGACCGTGGTGGGTGGGGACGCCATGCCGTCCGACGAGGTCGCCGTGTGGGCGGCGGCCGTCGGAGGCCGGGTGCTCAACGCCTACGGACCCACCGAGACCGTCATCACCGCCACCGTGCACGACGCCTCCGACGAGGTGCTCGCGGGCACGCTGCGCTCCGACGGCGGAGTGGTGCCGCTGGGGCGTCCACTGCCCGGTGCCACCGTGTTCGTTCTGGATGGTGGGTTGCGGCCGGTGGGTGCGGGTGTGGTGGGTGAGTTGTTCGTTGGTGGTGTGGGTGTGGGGCGTGGTTATGCGGGTCGGGGTGGGTTGACGGCGGAGCGGTTTGTTCCGGATGCGTGGTCGGGTGTGGTGGGTGGTCGTCTGTACCGGACGGGGGATTTGGTGCGGTTCGGTGGGGGTGGGGTGCTGGAGTTCTGCGGGCGGGTGGATGAGCAGGTGAAGGTGCGGGGTTTCCGGGTGGAGTTGGGTGAGGTGGAGGGGGTGGTGCGTTCGGTTGCGGGGGTGGCGGATGCGGTGGTGTCGGCGGTGGCGGGTGTGGGTGGGGAGTTGCGGTTGGTGGCGTATGTGGTGGCCCGTGAGGGTGTGGTGGTGGAGGGGGAGTCGGTGCGGTCGTGGGTGGGTGAGCGGTTGCCTGCGTACATGGTGCCGGCGGTGGTGGTGGAGTTGGCGGTGTTGCCGTTGTCGCCGAACGGGAAGGTGGACCGGCGGGCTTTGCCGGTGCCGTCGTTCGAGGGTTCGGTGGAGGGGTTCGTCGCTCCGCGTGGTGAGGTGGAGCGGCGGTTGGCCGAGGTGTGGGCGGAGGTTCTGGGGCTGGAGCGTGTGGGGGTGGAGGACGACTATCTGGAGCTGGGCGGGGATTCGATCCAGTCGATCCAGGTGGTGGCGTTGGCGCGGAGGGCGGGGATCCGTATCTCGCCGCGGCAGTTGTTCGAACATCCCACGATCTCCCGCCTCGCCCCCCACGCCGTCACCGGCGACATCGCCTCTGCGGGCGCTCCCGGAGACTCGACGGACGTGCTCAGCCCGATCCAGGCGTGGTTCCACGAACTGGCGGTGCCCGACCCCGCCCACTGGAACATGGGCACCCTTCTCACCGTGCGCAGACCCGTCGAAGAGGAGCACCTGCGGGTCGCGTTGCGTGCCGTCGCGCAGACGCACGAGGCGCTGCGCACCCGGTTCGTCCCCGACGACGCGGGCACGGTCCGGGCCCTCGTGGGCGACTCCCCGGAGGTGCCGCTGACCTGGGCGGACCTCGCCACGGTCGCCCCGGCGGAGCGGGAGGCCGCCCTGCGGGACGCGGCCGACACCGCACACCGTCGCCTCGACCTTCGCCACGGACCGGTGTTCCGGGCCGTGCTGGCCGACCACGGACCGGCCCGGCGGCAGCAACTCGTGCTCGTCGCCCATCATCTCGTGGTCGACGCCGTCTCGTGGCGCATCGTTCTCGAGGATCTCGACCTCGCGTTGTCCGCTGTGGCGGAGGGGCGCGATCCGGTACTCGAGCCGGAAGGCCTCACGCATCGCCAGTGGACGGCCGAACTGCGGCGGCGGGCGATCGACCCGCAGGTCACCGACCGGGTGGCGGCCGAGCGGTCACAACTGTCTGCACCGGGCGGCCCTGCCGGCCCGTTCGCCGGGGAGCGGCACGCGGGTACGGAGGGTGAGGCGTGCCGAGCGGTGCGCGCACTCACCGTCGAGCAGACCGAAGCCCTCCAGGAGGCGCTGGTCACCCGGCTCGGCGGCACGTGGGAGGAAGGGCTGCTCACCGCAGCGGCCCGTGCCCAGGCCCGTCGCACGGGACGGGATCGCATTGTGATCGAACTGGAGAGCCACGGTCGCGAGCACGTGCGAGAGGATCTCGACCTCTCCCGCACGGTCGGCTGGTTCACCACGCTCGCCCCGCTGCCGGTCGACACCACGGGCGAGAGCCCGCTGGCCACCCTGTGGGACGTCCGCAGTCGGCTCCAGGGCCTGGTGCATCGTGGCCTCGACCATGGCGTCGTCCGCCACCTCTCCGCCGACCCCGCGCACGAGGACCCGTCGGCGCCGCCTCCGGCGCCCGACCTCAACGTCAACCACCTGGGCCGGATCGGGTCCGCCGCCGCCCCCGGGGCCCTGCTGGAGCTGGAGGCGCCCTCGTTCGGCCAGGTGCGCGACCCGCGTGCGCCACGCCCCGCGGCCGTCCTCATGGAAAGCATGGTGTCCGACGGACGGCTCCGGGTGGAGATGGAGCACACCGACCAGGCGGCGGCGGACTCGCTCGCCGACACCGTCATGGCGGAGCTCCGGACGCTGGCCGGCGAGCAGAACGCGCCCGTCCTGACGTCCGGGCTGCGCCAGGGGACGGCCGTACCGGCAACCGTGGGGCACTGGGCGGCACGCTGGGGCAGGCTGGCCGCGGTGTGGCCGCTGACGCCGATGCAGGAGGGCATGCTCTTCCGCTCGCTCGCCGCAGACGGGCCGGTTCCGCGCGACTGCGACGGGTCCGGAGTGTATGTCGAGCAGCTGACCTGCGTCCTCGAAGGCGACCTGGACCCGGAACGGTTCGCCGCCGCGTGGCAGTCGGCCGTGGACCGTCACCCCGTGCTGCGAGGCGTGTGCGTGTGGGAGGACGTGACCTCCCCCGTGCTGGTGGTACCCGCTGCCCTCGACCTGCCCGTCACGCTCCTGGACCTGCGCCTCCCCGCGGAGAGTGAGGCGGCGGGCCCAGCACGGGACGACCCGGACGCGGCCGAACGACGCCTCGAAGCGTACGTCGAGCGCGACCGGGGCACCGGCTTCGACCTCCGCTGCGGCCCGCTGATCCGGCTCGCGTTGGCCCGGCTGGCAGCCGACCGCTGGGCGTTCGTGTGGACCCACCACCACGTCCTGCTCGACGGCTGGTCCTTGCCCCTGCTGCTCGGGGACGTGCTGGCGGATTACGGCGCGCGTCTCGAGGGGCGTACCCACCATCTGCCGCCCGCCCCGGACTTCGGTGCGTTCGCCCGGCACCTGGCCGACACCGACCGGTCGGACGCGAAGGAGTTCTGGACCGAACGGCTGGCCGGGGTGCGCCCCGCACTGCTGGTGCCTCGGCAGCAGGCCGCCACCCCGCGGCACCGGGACCACGTGGAGACCTGGCAGGAGGAGGACACCGAAGGACTGCGGGAGAGCGCGGGCCGGCTCGGCGTGACCCTGGCGGTCCTGGTGCACGCCGCCTGGGCACTCGTGCTGGCCGTCGAGACGGAACAGGATGACGTCGTCTTCGGCAGCGTCGGTTCCGGCCGACCCGCGGACCTGGACGGCGCGGACCGAGCGGTGGGGATGTTCATCAACACCGTGCCACTCCGCCTCCGGACGGGAGCGGGCCTGCCCGTCCGCGACTGGCTCGGGGAGGTGCGGCGCCAGCTGGACGACTGCGGCAGGCACATCCACACGCCGCTCGCCCGGATCGCGCAGTGGAGTGGCAGATCCTCCGCCGCCGACCTCTTCGATTCCGCCGTGATCGTCGCCAACTTCCCCTTCGCCGGCCTCGGCGACGCCCTGCCCGGCATGCGTCTGCTCCGCGCGGAGGCACGCGAGCAGACCGAGATGCCGCTCACCCTGAGCACCGCCGTCGAGGACGGGCGGCTGACCCTCGCCGTCAACCACGACACCAACCGGGTCGGCGGCGAACGGGCCGCGTCCCTGACGCGCCGGCTGTCCACGGCACTGCTTGCCCTGTGCGAGGGCGAGGCGAACGTCGGCGAGATCGCCGCACGACTCCGTGTCCAGGCGCGGCAGGACCGTGCTGTCAGCCGCAGGAACCGCGCCTCGCGGCTGGCAGCACGCCGCCGCTGA